The sequence CGATGAACGCAAGCTGGGCCAGGAACAGCAGCGGGATCACCCACAGCGCAGAGAACGTGGCAGCCAGCACGAGACCGGCCGAGGTGATCACCCCGCCGGTGGTGGCCAGTCCGCGGTTCACTCCGGCCCGGGTGCCCAGCAGCAGGGACTCCTCGCGTACGCGCGTCATCAAGAAGATCGAGTAGTCGATACCCAGCGCCACCAGGAACACGAATCCGTACAACGGCACAGTGGCATCTGCGCCGGGGAAGTCGAACACGTGGTTGAACATCAACGCGCTCAGGCCCATCGCCGCGGCGAAGGAGAGCACGTTCGCCGCCAACAGCACCAGTGGTGCCACGATCGCGCGCAGCAGCAGCATCAGCATCAGGGCGATCACGATCAGCACCACCGGCACGATCACCCGTAGATCCCGTGCGGCGGTCTCCTGGGTGTCCAACCGTTCCGCTGCGGTGCCACCGACGAGAGCGTCCGGGTCCACCTCCCGCACGCTCTCCCGCAGGTCGGTCACCGTGACCAGCACCTCCTGGCTCTCCGCAGACTCGGTGGTGATCGCCTCCACCAGGACGCGGGAGTCGATCTCACGGACCTGGTCCTGCTCGTCGGTGACCAACGAGGCCGAGGTCACCCCGGGAACCTCCGCGGCCGCCGCCCGGACGTCCTCGGCGGCGTCGGTAGTGGTGACGATCTCTACCGGCTCTACCGTGCCGACGTCGAAGTGTGCGGCGAGCACCTCCTCGCCGTCGACCGACTCGACCTGACCGAGGAACACGTCGTTGTCGCCGGTGCCGCTGGCCTGCAGCGTGGTGGCGAACCCGGCGAAGACCGCCAGCACGATCGCGGTGGTGATCCAGACCAGGCGGGCCCGGCGGGTGATCAGATCGGCGACCCGCTGCCACAGTCCGCGCGTGGCGGGCGCTGCCTGCGCTGTGGTGTCCGCGGCGGTGTAGAGCGGGCGACTGGGCCAGAACATCACCCGGGCACGGCGGCCCGCCACCAGCAGCACCGCGGGCAGGAAGGTCAGCGCCCCGAGCACTGCCGAGACGATCCCGATCGCCGCCACCGGCCCGAGGCTGGAGTTGGAACGCAGATCGGACAGCAACAGGCAGAGCAGGCCGACGATCACGGTGCCGGCGCTGGCCGCGATCGGCTCCAGCGTGGCCCGCCAGGCCACCCGCATCGCCGCTGCCGGATGCTCGTGCCGGGCCAGCTCCTCCCGGTAGCGGGCCACCAGCAGCAACGAGTAGTCCGTGGCCGCACCGATCACCAGGATGGAGAGGATGCCCTGGCTCTGCCCGTTCAGCAGCAGGGTGCCGGAGTCGGCCAACGGCACGATCACCAGCGCGGCCAGGCAGAGCCCGAACAGCGCCGTGGCGATCACTGCGACCGGCAGGATCGGGGACCGGTACACCACGGCGAGGATGATCAGCACCACCAGCAGGGCCACCCCGAGCAGGATGCCGTCGATCCCGGCGAACGCGGAGACCAGGTCGGCCACCCCGGCGGCCGGCCCGGTGACCCAGCCGGTCAGGCCGGCATCGGCCAGCCGTGCCTCGGACTGCTCACGCAGCGTGTCCACCACCGCGATAGTGGCCCGCTCGTCGCCGATCTGTTCGTTCGCCTGGTCCGCGGCCAGCGAGACCGGAACGAGGAGGGCGAGGCCGTCCTCGCTGGGGACGACCGGCACCTGGTCGCTGCTGAGCACGTCAGCGATCGGGCTGCCGTCGGACAGTTCGAGGTCAGGGACCGTCTCGGCCCACTGGGAGACCGCCGCGATCTGCTCCTGGGTGACTTCTCCGCCGTCGGTCGGCTCGATCACCAGCAGCGCCGGAAGGGCATCATCCACGGAGAAGTCTGCGATGATCTCGCTCGCCTGGGTGGACTCGGCGCTCTCCGGCAGGAACGCTGCCTGGTCGTTCTCCTGCACTTGGGAGAGCTGGCCCTGAGCGATACCGCCGAAGCCGCCGATCGCGAGCCAGGCGAGCAGAGCCAGGCCTACCAGGATCGCGCGCGGAAGCGTCCGGCTGCGGCGGACCGCGTGTTTACTCAGCACGTTGAGTATTTTCCGTTCCGAGCACCCCGGGCGCAACTCGGGCGCGTTCTCTGATGCCACGTCCGGGCGTGAATCGTGTCACGATATGCGCTGTGCGAGCAGATTCTTCCGGCGACGGCGATGCTTCAGCGGGCGGGGCGCCGTCACCTGGCAAGGGCCCAGGGGTAGGCGATCCACCGACCGAGTGGCCCACCGGAAGGCTGCTGTCGACCGCAGCCCGACGGGTGGAGCGGGCCTGGGACGGCTATCTGGCGCAGTGGTCGCTGAGCCATGCGTCCCTGCCGGTGCTGGCGGTGCTGGTCGGTGGCGAACGCTCCCAGCGGGAGATCGCCGCGCACCTCGGCGTCACCGAGCAGTCCACCAGCCGGATGGTCGCCGGGCTGGAGCGGACCGGATACGTCGAGCGCAGCCGGCACCTCCAGGACCGGCGCCGGCACACGGTGCGGATCACCGAGGCTGGGCGGCGCACGCTGCGCGAGTTGAACGTGCGGGACGCGATCGACTCACTCGTCGGACACGACCTCAGTGACGGCGAGCTGGCCGACCTGCGCCGGCTACTGATCCGGTTCCTCGCCGGCGGCTAACCGGGTTATCCACACGGAGGCGGGTGTGAGTCATGGAGGTGTCGTTCATGACTCCCCCCTCCCCGGAGTGCCAACGCGCGCGCCAAGCCGTTCGTTACTTGCTGCAGGGACTCGGCAGCGCGGAGCACGAATCTGCGCAGGCGGTAACGAGTGAATGGATTCAGCCCGAGCGGGGTGGGTGGATCAGGCGGCGCGGCGGCGCTCGGCGGCCTCGACGGCGTTCCGGAACAACATCGCGATCGTGGTCGGACCGACCCCGCCGATCCGCGGGGTGATCGCCCCGGCCACCTGCTCGCAGGCTTCGTCCACGTCCGGCAGCAGCTTGCGGCCCTCGTAGCGCACTCCCCCGCCGACCACCGTCACGCCCGGGGTGAGGTGCTCCGGCTGCAGGATCCCGGGTACCCCGGCGGCGGCGATCACCACCTCGGCGCGGCGGGTGTAGTCCGCCCAGTTCGGTACCCCGGTGTGCACCACGGTCACGGCGGCGTTCGCCGTCGGCCGCTTCTGGGACAGCAGCAGCGCCAGCGGCCGGCCGAGCGTGGTGCCCCGGCCGAGGATGCACACCTCCCGTCCGGCGATCGGGATCTCGTAGTGCGCCAGCAGCGCCTCGATCCCGGCCGGGGTGCACGGCACCGGACCGGGCATGCCCAGGGCGAGCCGGCCCATGTTCACCGGGTGCAGCCCGTCCACGTCCTTGTCCGGGTCGAGGGCGAGCAGAGCGGCGTCGAAGTCGATCTGCGGCGGGGTGGGGTGCTGGATCAGCACCGCGTCCACATCTCGCGCCTCGTTCATCTCCGCCACGGCGGCGAGCACGTCGGCCTGGGTCGCATCCTGGCCGAGATGGAGGTGCGGGGAGGTCAGGCCGAGCTCGGCGGCCTTCTCCTGCTTCATCCGGATGTAGCCGGCGCTGGCGGAGTCGTCCCCCACCAGGATGGTGCCCAGGCCGGGGGTGTGCCCGGCAGTCGCCAGGGCCTCGATCCGCGGGCCCAGATCGGCCAGCACCGCTTCGGCCACCGGCTTGCCCGGCAGCATCCGCGCCGCGGTCCCGGCTGCGCTCTCCCGGGCGGGTTCGCCCGCGCTCACTGCTGCAGGCCCGGGTAGAGCGGGAAGGCGTCGGTGAGTGCCTGCACCCGCGCTCGAGCGGCCTCCACATCTGCGCCAGCACCGGCGGCGAGCACCCCGGCGATGATGTCGGCCACCTCGGTGAACTCGGCCGCACCGAACCCGCGGGTGGCCAGGGCCGGGGTACCGATGCGCAGCCCGGAGGTGACCCGCGGCGGGCGCGGGTCGAACGGGACGGCGTTGCGGTTCACGGTAATCCCGGCGTCGTGCAGCAGGTCCTCGGCCTGCTGCCCGTCCAGGCTGGAGTTGCGCAGGTCCACCAGGGTCAGGTGCACATCGGTGCCGCCGGTGAGCACGGCCACTCCCGCCTCACGGGCATCCGCGGCAGTGAGCCGCTCGGCGATGATCTGCGCGCCCTCCAGGGTCCGGCGCTGCCGGTCGGCGAACTCCTCGCCCCCGGCCACCTTCAGCGCCACCGCCTTGGCAGCGATCACGTGCATCAGCGGCCCACCCTGCTGGCCCGGGAAGACGGCGGAGTTCAGCTTGCGCCCGAACGCCTCCGCATCGCGGGAGAGCA is a genomic window of Ruania zhangjianzhongii containing:
- a CDS encoding MMPL family transporter; protein product: MLSKHAVRRSRTLPRAILVGLALLAWLAIGGFGGIAQGQLSQVQENDQAAFLPESAESTQASEIIADFSVDDALPALLVIEPTDGGEVTQEQIAAVSQWAETVPDLELSDGSPIADVLSSDQVPVVPSEDGLALLVPVSLAADQANEQIGDERATIAVVDTLREQSEARLADAGLTGWVTGPAAGVADLVSAFAGIDGILLGVALLVVLIILAVVYRSPILPVAVIATALFGLCLAALVIVPLADSGTLLLNGQSQGILSILVIGAATDYSLLLVARYREELARHEHPAAAMRVAWRATLEPIAASAGTVIVGLLCLLLSDLRSNSSLGPVAAIGIVSAVLGALTFLPAVLLVAGRRARVMFWPSRPLYTAADTTAQAAPATRGLWQRVADLITRRARLVWITTAIVLAVFAGFATTLQASGTGDNDVFLGQVESVDGEEVLAAHFDVGTVEPVEIVTTTDAAEDVRAAAAEVPGVTSASLVTDEQDQVREIDSRVLVEAITTESAESQEVLVTVTDLRESVREVDPDALVGGTAAERLDTQETAARDLRVIVPVVLIVIALMLMLLLRAIVAPLVLLAANVLSFAAAMGLSALMFNHVFDFPGADATVPLYGFVFLVALGIDYSIFLMTRVREESLLLGTRAGVNRGLATTGGVITSAGLVLAATFSALWVIPLLFLAQLAFIVAAGVLIDTFIVRSLLVPGLVHDIGRRSWWPWAKRIPAD
- a CDS encoding MarR family winged helix-turn-helix transcriptional regulator, which translates into the protein MRADSSGDGDASAGGAPSPGKGPGVGDPPTEWPTGRLLSTAARRVERAWDGYLAQWSLSHASLPVLAVLVGGERSQREIAAHLGVTEQSTSRMVAGLERTGYVERSRHLQDRRRHTVRITEAGRRTLRELNVRDAIDSLVGHDLSDGELADLRRLLIRFLAGG
- a CDS encoding bifunctional 5,10-methylenetetrahydrofolate dehydrogenase/5,10-methenyltetrahydrofolate cyclohydrolase, producing MSAGEPARESAAGTAARMLPGKPVAEAVLADLGPRIEALATAGHTPGLGTILVGDDSASAGYIRMKQEKAAELGLTSPHLHLGQDATQADVLAAVAEMNEARDVDAVLIQHPTPPQIDFDAALLALDPDKDVDGLHPVNMGRLALGMPGPVPCTPAGIEALLAHYEIPIAGREVCILGRGTTLGRPLALLLSQKRPTANAAVTVVHTGVPNWADYTRRAEVVIAAAGVPGILQPEHLTPGVTVVGGGVRYEGRKLLPDVDEACEQVAGAITPRIGGVGPTTIAMLFRNAVEAAERRRAA